The following are encoded in a window of Spea bombifrons isolate aSpeBom1 chromosome 2, aSpeBom1.2.pri, whole genome shotgun sequence genomic DNA:
- the SLC15A1 gene encoding solute carrier family 15 member 1: MAKSGKSPPGCFGYPLSIFFIVINEFCERFSYYGMRAVLVLYFKYFLRWDNNLSTVVYHTFVAVCYLTPILGAIIADSWLGKFKTIVYLSVVYTVGQVVMAISAIHDLTDVNKDGTPDTIDVHIAMSMIGLLLIALGTGGIKPCVAAFGGDQFDESQDKQRSRFFSIFYLSINAGSLLSTIITPILRGQECGIHTKQKCYPLAFGVPAALMVVALVVFIVGSSMYKKVSPQGNIIVQVCKCIWFALKNRYRNRSKTIPKREHWMDWATEKYEERLIAQIKMVLRVLFLYLPLPMFWALFDQQGSRWTLQATTMDGNFGAIQIQPDQMQTVNPILIIVLVPIVDAVIYPLLRKCKLNFTPLKRMTVGMFLAAMAFVAAALVQVEIDKTLPDFPSSSEFQLKVINLGNTNVSFAYMGTTPNVEIVQVSPSQASEYKTIKLSNNVNISFENATMGIPLGSPVGKTRYTYIVTTTPAFQGQLVEDLSEKSEQGSNAIRFFNNLNEMINVTVANVEVGDVMPFTMSNYTMVSLGIKNIAVTTEKGHKCSADSVKFGFGSSYTIVINKCTSLLQTESIEDIPPNKVHMALQIPQYFLITAGEVVFSVTGLEFSYSQAPSNMKSVLQAGWLLTVAVGNIIVLIIAGASHIGEQWAEYVLFAALLVAVCIIFAIMAYFYTYVDPAEIEAGFDTADEKKKAKEKEALGLENGNGPYSQTKM; encoded by the exons cgAAAAGTGGAAAATCACCA CCGGGCTGTTTTGGTTACCCCTTGAGTATCTTCTTTATTGTCATCAATGAGTTCTGTGAAAGGTTCTCCTACTATGGAATGCGAG CGGTGTTGGTTCtgtactttaaatattttctacGATGGGACAACAACCTTTCAACTGTTGTTTATCATACTTTTGTTGCTGTCTGCTACTTGACTCCGATCCTTGGGGCTATTATTGCTGACTCATGGCTGGGAAAATTCAA GACTATTGTCTACCTGTCAGTGGTTTATACAGTTGGGCAGGTGGTAATGGCCATAAGTGCAATTCATGACCTGACTGATGTAAATAAAGATGGGACACCGGACACTATTGATGTCCATAT CGCAATGTCAATGATCGGCCTTCTCCTGATTGCTCTTGGCACAGGTGGAATCAAACCATGTGTAGCAGCTTTTGGTGGAGACCAATTTGATGAAAGCCAG GATAAACAAAGGAGTCGGTTCTTTTCAATATTTTACCTTTCAATTAATGCTGGGAGTCTCCTGTCTACCATCATAACACCGATCCTTAGAG GACAAGAATGTGGAATCCACACTAAGCAAAAATGCTATCCTTTGGCCTTTGGAGTCCCAGCAGCACTAATGGTTGTTGCTCTTG ttgTATTCATCGTTGGAAGCAGCATGTACAAAAAAGTATCTCCCCAGGGCAACATTATTGTCCAAGtgtgcaaatgcatttgg TTTGCCCTCAAGAACAGGTACAGGAATCGTAGTAAGACAATCCCTAAGAGGGAGCACTGGATGGATTGGGCAACAGAAAAGTATGAA GAACGTCTAATTGCACAAATTAAGATGGTCCTGAGGGTTCTGTTTTTGTACCTGCCACTCCCCATGTTCTGGGCACTATTTGATCAGCAG GGATCAAGATGGACTTTGCAAGCCACTACAATGGATGGAaacttt GGTGCAATTCAGATCCAGCCAGACCAAATGCAG ACAGTGAATCCCATTCTGATTATCGTCCTGGTGCCAATTGTGGATGCTGTCATATATCCTCTTCTAAGAAAATGCAAGCTAAACTTCAC GCCTCTGAAGAGAATGACCGTGGGAATGTTTCTTGCCGCCATGGCATTTGTTGCTGCTGCCCTTGTACAAGTCGAGATAGAT AAAACCCTGCCGGATTTCCCCTCTAGCAGTGAGTTTCAACTTAAAGTCATCAATTTAGGCAACACAAACGTCAGTTTTGCTTATATGGGAACAACTCCAAATGTCGAGATCGTCCAAGTATCCCCTTCTCAG GCAAGTGAATACAAGACAATTAAGCTGTCCAACAATGTGAATATTAGCTTTGAAAACGCAACCATGGGAATCCCCCTAGGAAGCCCTGTGGGAAAGACTCGATACACTTATATCGTTACAACGACTCCTGCCTTCCAAGGACAATTA GTTGAAGACTTAAGTGAAAAGTCAGAGCAAGGCAGCAATGCAATCAG GTTTTTCAACAACCTTAATGAAATGATCAATGTGACTGTGGCTAATGTGGAGGTGGGTGACGTGATGCCATTCACAATGTCCAATTACACAATGGTATCCTTGGGAAT aaaaaatattgcagttacTACTGAGAAGGGCCATAAATGTTCAGCTGATTCTGTGAAATTTGGATTTGGAAGCTCATACACCATAGTCATTAACAAA tGTACTTCTTTGCTACAAACTGAATCTATTGAAGATATCCCACCCAACAAAGTCCACATGGCTCTTCAGATCCCACAGTACTTTCTCATTACAGCAGGCGAGGTTGTCTTTTCGGTCACTGGACTAGAGTTCTCATACTCTCAG GCCCCATCTAATATGAAATCTGTACTCCAGGCCGGGTGGCTCTTGACTGTGGCCGTTGGCAATATCATAGTCCTTATTATTGCTGGTGCCTCACATATTGGAGAGCag TGGGCAGAATATGTGCTATTTGCGGCATTACTGGTGGCAGTTTGTATAATCTTTGCCATCATGGCCTATTTTTACACCTATGTGGACCCAGCAGAGATTGAGGCCGGATTTGATACGGCGGACGAGAAAAAGAAGGCCAAGGAAAAAGAGGCATTAGGTCTGGAGAATGGAAATGGACCTTAttcacaaacaaaaatgtaa